The Chryseobacterium indologenes genomic sequence ATAGTTTTGTTTTCATAAATTATTTTTTAGATCCTTATTTAGAATTGTTCTACAAAAGTATATAATTATTTTTAATCAGTCTAAATAAAAACATGATTTTTATCGTGTTTGTCATTTAAAATAGTGAGCAATATCAACAAAAAAGCCGGTAGGATAGGACCCTATCGGCTTTTAATATAAATAACAGTCTGATGCATTTTATTTTTTTATAAATTTCGATTGAACGGTTTTACCATCTGCTGTTTCAATGTTCAAATAATAAACTCCGGTTTGTAAATGACTGATGTCAAATTGTTTTCCGTTTAATTTACCTTCAGAGACTTTTTGTCCTGAAGCAGAGTAAACCAATATCTTTTTAGGATCTTTCCCTGTAATAAATTCCAGTATTGTATTGCTTGGATTAACAGCGAATCTGATCTCGTTTTCAGATTTTGTTTTTTTCAATAACAGCCAGAGTGGCACTATCATACACCACATCATCCATCTGGATAGCGGTATGCATGGCGCTTCCGATCATTTTAAAGGCTATATACTGGTTAGCTGAAGCCGGTACCTGCAAAGAATACTGAGTATTTGCAGGATTTAAATTGATCACACTTCCTATTGGGGTAAATGATGACATATCAGAAGTACTGTTAACCAACCCCACCTCTAAAGTTCCGGTGGCCCCTGATGCAGACCCCGAAGTAAGAGCAGCAGTAAATGAAACTGTCTTGGTTCCGTCCGGAGCTACAATCTGTGGCGAGATGAGATATCCTGCTGTATTGGCAGAACTGAAGCTATAATACTGAATGGTCTTATTAGCTCCCCCTGCTGCATATACCCACGGACCGTCCGTTGCATTTTGAACTCTATTCCAGTTTTTTTGTGGCCAAGCTGCTGCAGGACCTGCAGGACCGGCAACGAATGTATCAAAATTTTCATTGATAGAAGTGAGTTGGGCATTAGCTGTAACAGCTGTTAGCAATAAAGTTCCTAAGAGTAGTTTTAGCTTCATAATATTTATTTTTATTTAGAATTGTTATACAAAAGTATATATTTATTTTTAACTATTCTAAATAAAGCTTTATATTTGTCGAAAATTTTTTGCCTTTAT encodes the following:
- a CDS encoding T9SS type A sorting domain-containing protein: MKKTKSENEIRFAVNPSNTILEFITGKDPKKILVYSASGQKVSEGKLNGKQFDISHLQTGVYYLNIETADGKTVQSKFIKK